The sequence CCTGACTGCTGCCAGTGAAGGCAACTGCTCCTGGCTCTCTCCCAGAGCCTATTAACAGCTCATGTACTCTACTCTGACACAGAAGATAACAGGTATTTATCTTAACTAGTGTCATCTAGGAAACCTGGGATGTAAGCCAAATTCCAAGAAACAGGCCTAGAGTTAGCATTTGAAGTGACCACTAGGGCTCTCTAATCTCAAGAGAAATTACAAATATACAACCCAGTTCAATTTAGATCCCATTTAAACAAGAGGAAAAGACACCACACACAACAGCTGTGTGCTCAGAGATAACTCATACCTGAAGACCAGCatgtatatatattaaaatttagGGTGGCTACACCAAGTATTTGGATTACTGGGACACTGACACAAAAACCAAATACAGCTTTTGCTTTCTGTCAAAAACTTGCacagaaaaagggaagaaatagtACAAACAGTACATTCCTTTTAATATTTCATAAGCAGGACAATAGCAAGATCACAATTTACTGAGCTGACACAACACTCTGCAAGGTCAGTAGTTGTATTTTAACTTACAAAGACAGCACTAAAAACTTCTGGCTCTCATTAAGAAAATGTTTGCAGAATACCAGGATAAACTAAGCACATGGTCCAAAACATTCTTCCTGACATATAAAAGTTCAAAGTTATAATCAGGTCTGAATTTAACCTAACATGAAAGTGGCATAATGTCTTTCATGGTTTCTGTTTTCATGCTCAAGATAGTTATGACATGTGCTCACTATCACAATCAAACTGAGATTTGTTCACTATGTAGTGAACTAAGCAGATTTCTTACCTTCAACCCGTGATTCCAAGTACTTATCCAACTCAGCATCTTTTTTCACTGCCTCCTCTGAGACCTTAGGAGCATTTGAAAAACAAACTAATACAATACTCATGTTATCACGACTCCCCTATGTGACAAAAAAGAAAGAGACGTTAGTATCTTTAGTCTTATTCTTCATCTTTCAACTCGAATCACATCTGTACTTTTTCCAAATACAGTGCTACAGACAAACCTGGAAAAAAACACCCTGAAAAAATGCTGTATTTTCATCAATAAGAACCTCTCAGTGTCCCAACCACACTTCTCACTAGAAATAATTTGACTGATTTCGACTGTATATTCTTAGTATTCAAGTCTAAATAATTAATGGACTTATCTATGTGTCAGCCATTCAAAAATAGTATCAATAAAACAGGTCAGAAATTAGATACTTGCATAATGTTACCTTAAGCCAAATTGTAAAACAACTCCTGTTGCAAAATCAAATGCAGAATGCTCCCCTACACTATTAGAATAGCTCAGCTCAAGCAACTAATTTTTAGTTGCAGGGTATTCATGTAAGTCATTACATGCATTACAAGTCTGTTTTATTAGAATGCACCTGTGTCACACAGCACCTTGGAGCAAGTATAAAACATAAATGTTTTGTATGGCCAAGCTGACCTTAGAGACTATCACATGCTCAGAAATATCACCCAATGGCTTTTTTAGATACTAATTTAAAGCCAGTTCTTTACCAGCACACTGATACCATTCTCCTGCTcaaatttcattttcaaaattgTAATTCACAGCCAAATTTAAAAACACAATTCTAAGTCTCTTACAAGGGGATCCAGTAGAATCATAATTTAAACCACTGGGTAGTTTGAAAATCAAATCTCAACTTCACTTTTTTGTGTAGAATATTAAGTGCTATCAGCCACTGCACTGTTGCTGTGTTAACCCAAGCTACTGGATAGTTCTAATTATCTATCACAACAAATTCTTCTCCTGAAACAATTAAGAATTTGACATTAGAATGCATTCCTTTAGAAATACTGCTTAGGAGTTAGCCTATATTCCCTTCTGTACCAAGCATATGAGGACACCTATCACTTAGTATTATTATGTGGTATAATCCACAGCCTAGTTGTTACAGAGATCCAGGATTTGACTTTGGAAAATAAACATGTGGCCAGCACTCAGTTTTACTGAAAGAATCTGAGAGTGACCATCCTTTAACAAGGTTGCTTGAGTTCTTGGCCAGAAAAGCAATTTAAACCAATTTAAACCAATCATAGACTGTATGTTATACGCTAGAATACAACCCTATTTCTGGAAAAAACACACAACTTAGCCTTCAGAGTTACAATTGAGAATTTCAGCATATTCCTCAAAATTGAATGTTTAGTCTGTGGCCTAACAAAGGAACTCTGTTTGTACTAGCAGGAGTTGCACTTTTCAGGGAATGTTGGAAATGGAGTACCTATTTAACATATGTAGACCACTAGTACTTGCCCCAAACAAAATTTGAGGAGTGGAAGCAAGCTCAGATGCAAAGGTGGTGTTTCTCCATCTAAGCTGCAACAAGCTGAGGGCACAGGTGACAGACAAGCTACACCTTGAAGAGGAGATGGTGCCAACACTGGTTTTATGCAAAGGATACAAACACTACCCATCTTCAAAAgatcaaaaaaccccacaaagtaTCTTGCTCAGAATAGATTAATTTTacaaattttgtatttagaatcaATGTTTAGAGCTGGAACTATATGCAAGCGTtacctgggagaaaaaaaaagcagccttTATTTTTGCAATTGTTATCACCTTTCTAAGCATATATGATGAGGCTGTATATTCTTCTATACAGTCAAATGGGAACAGAACTTTGAGGAAAAGAAGTTGGAGAAGGGGAACAGTAGGCCAGGAACAGCTGTTAACACTGTACCTTATCTAACCAGAAGATGATTTTAGACAGCTGTTTGGAGAAAACACTTACATACCTTATGTAAACAAGTGTCCACTACCCAATTGCACACTGTTTCCAGGTCATCTGATACTTCAAGTCTAGACTTTACATATTCACAGAGCTCTTCATTGCTCATTACATCCCAGATGCCATCACAAGCCAGGATGATAAACTCATCTTCTTCTGCCCTTAAAATTTCACACACCTCAGGCTCTGGAGACACAAGTTGTTCTGTGGGGCCTTTACCGTCAACACATTTGTAGTCATAGTCCCCCAGAGCTCGAGAAACCGCCAACGAACCGTTAACACGCTGAATCATTACACTGCCTCCCGCATTCTGgattctctctttctccctcggGTTGCAAGGTTTGTGATCCTGTGTTGAAAAACAGACTTGTCCATTCCTATAGAGAACAGCACGTGAATCACCACAGTTGATAAAGTATACATGCTCAGGTGAAATCATAACTCCCACTGCTGTTGAGCCACTTCTGTCCATGCCATTTCTGAGGTCTGCGAAATTGCGCATATACTCATCAATTTTCAAAAAGCCAGTTCTGATTCCACTCTTGACATTTTCCACTGAAGGTTCAAGAGCAGATCCAGGTTTTTCTGTCGCCCTAAAGTCTTCATTGTTAGTGATGTGTTCTAATAAGTGTGTGGAGCAGTAATTTGCAACACGAGATCCTGCGTGACCATCATAGACAGCAAAAAAGGACCAGTCCTCTAAGCCATGGGGAATACCCACAACAGCTGTGTGAGCATCTTCCATTTCCACTCTCCATCCCTGCATACTGCTGAGGCCGTAACGCAAGCCATTCCCTGCACCATGAGCATTGTGTTTTTCAGTTTTTGGTTTATCCAAAAATGCACCCATGTTTATGCAATATTGAACCTGGAAAACAGAGAGAAGAAGTCTTATTTATACAACCGCCATTCCATATAAGGTTTGTTgtctgcttcctgtgtttcttctTCATAAAAGAAGTGATAAAgcatgcatgcatgcatgcaAAAGTCAACAACTatattggaagaaaaaaaatcaagacatGACATGAATGAAGTGTGAATTTACAAACCTCTGTACGcatttttagtattttttgtTGGGGTGCTGTCTTTTTTGAAGAGTTACTTCAAAATAATTAAACAATCTCCATACGAAGGCAGAGTAGATCACATACCTGTGCAGCCCTGCTGATTTTGTCATCCTCTGCAGAGACAAATTTATGATGGAAAAACAACAACTATATCACTCCTACTTTCTTTCCAGTTTTACTGTGGTGTGAAGAAAATCAATTCATGTTCATAAATCAGAATGGACTGGTCTCGCTAGCTTGGCATGTGCCATGCTACCTCTGCATTCTTGTAAGGCATGGCAAAAGTGACCATAGGGGAACAAGGCAGTAATTCCCACTTAAATACAAGAAAACCTCTGACAGCAATCTTTTAACAAATTAACAACATAAAACAACATTTCAATATTTactata comes from Melospiza melodia melodia isolate bMelMel2 chromosome 3, bMelMel2.pri, whole genome shotgun sequence and encodes:
- the PPM1B gene encoding protein phosphatase 1B isoform X1, giving the protein MGAFLDKPKTEKHNAHGAGNGLRYGLSSMQGWRVEMEDAHTAVVGIPHGLEDWSFFAVYDGHAGSRVANYCSTHLLEHITNNEDFRATEKPGSALEPSVENVKSGIRTGFLKIDEYMRNFADLRNGMDRSGSTAVGVMISPEHVYFINCGDSRAVLYRNGQVCFSTQDHKPCNPREKERIQNAGGSVMIQRVNGSLAVSRALGDYDYKCVDGKGPTEQLVSPEPEVCEILRAEEDEFIILACDGIWDVMSNEELCEYVKSRLEVSDDLETVCNWVVDTCLHKGSRDNMSIVLVCFSNAPKVSEEAVKKDAELDKYLESRVEEIMEKAGEEGMPDLAHVIRILTAENIPNLPPGGGLAGKRNIIENVYTRLNPHRDNEGEPGAAEEGGTQGRLVEALRQMRINHRGNYRHLLEEMLAGYRLAQLQVPDAAQVPPPPGPGPGPAPGSDRSGPQHS
- the PPM1B gene encoding protein phosphatase 1B isoform X2; the encoded protein is MGAFLDKPKTEKHNAHGAGNGLRYGLSSMQGWRVEMEDAHTAVVGIPHGLEDWSFFAVYDGHAGSRVANYCSTHLLEHITNNEDFRATEKPGSALEPSVENVKSGIRTGFLKIDEYMRNFADLRNGMDRSGSTAVGVMISPEHVYFINCGDSRAVLYRNGQVCFSTQDHKPCNPREKERIQNAGGSVMIQRVNGSLAVSRALGDYDYKCVDGKGPTEQLVSPEPEVCEILRAEEDEFIILACDGIWDVMSNEELCEYVKSRLEVSDDLETVCNWVVDTCLHKGSRDNMSIVLVCFSNAPKVSEEAVKKDAELDKYLESRVEEIMEKAGEEGMPDLAHVIRILTAENIPNLPPGGGLAGKRNIIENVYTRLNPHRDNEGGSGDLEDPW